GATATTCTCATAAAAGCCGGATTGTTTGACGAAGACTTCAGGCATCTCTGCTGGGAGGATGTGGAGTTCGGCTTTAGGCTGCGAAAGATGAAAGTTAAACAGGTCAACAACAAAAACGCCTTTGGATATCACTTTAAGCACGAGTTCTTTGTCAGGGACATTGGAAAGGTAAAAGAAAAATCGCTCAACATGGGCGGCAACGCTATGATCTATTACAGAAAGCACCCCTGTCTTGAGGTAAAGATCTCAACGGAGTCCTTCTGGCTCCCTATGGCCATTCACGGGATTCTCTCCTTTTTTGTCAGAGCGGCAGGCAGCAAAAGGCTTTACGGTCTAATGAAGGGACTGGAGGATAATAAGAACTACAGGCTGCTTGCTTTTGTTGTGGGTTTGTCCGGCAAATACTGGTACTGGAGCGGAGTAAAAAAGGCGCTTGCTTTAAAAAGAACCCCTGAAGCATGAAATTATCTATCTGCATAGTAAGCTGGAATGTTGCCGAATTGCTCGAAAAATGCCTTGTATCCATAAAAAAACATCCTCCTAAATGCGCTTTTGAGATCATTGTAGTGGACAACGCCTCTAAAGATATGTCACCCGATGTCGTCGGCCTGTTCCCTGAGGCAAAACTGATACAAAACACAAAGAACCTCGGGTTTTCTGCAGCCAACAATCAGGCAATAAAAGAAAGCTGCGGAGAATATGTTCTTTTTCTTAATCCGGACACAGAGGCAGCACCCGGAGCGCTGGACGAACTGGTCTCGTTCCTGGACGGCCAAAGCAAAGCTGCGGCCGTAGCCCCAAAGCTCCTTAACCCGGACAAAAGCCTGCAGCGGTCCTGCATGGGGTTCCCCACCCTGGGGGCTATGGCAATGAGACAGCTGTTCATCGAACAGCTCTGGAGAGGCAACCCTTACACAAAAAAATATCTGATGACAGACCTGGATTATGACAGGTCCTCGGAAGTGGACCAGCCCATGGGCGCCTGTCTTATGGTCAGAAAGAATGTCCTTGAGCAGGTAGGCACCTTTGACGAGCGCAGCTTCATGTTCTTTGACGAAGTCGATCTCTGTTACAGGATAAAAAAGGCGGGACTAAAAATATTCTTTACCCCGGAGGCGCAGGTGATCCACCACGGGGGAAGCTCAATAAAAAAATGGGGGGTCCTTAACCTTGGCAGGCACTGGAGCCGCAGCAGGAACCTCTATTTTAAAAAACATCACGGCACGGCGGCCCTGGCAGCGCTTTACTTTTTTGATCTTTTAAGAGCGCTCATTTTTTTGACCGTCGGCGCGGCAATAATTACTGCAGCAAAGACCGCTATCGATATCCACTGGGAAGCGGTAAGACCAAGATAATGGTTTGAATAATCCCTGACAAATTCATTAAGGAAACGATAAACACAATAAAGTCCGGCTCCCCATATCAGTACCTGCCCATCGTATTTTTTTCTGTCATATATTGATATCAGGACAAGGAACAGCACAAGACCGGCTAAAGAGGAATACAACTGAGTGGGATGGACAAAGAGCTCCTCACCCGGAAAGCGCACAGCCCAAGGAAGGCTGCATTCAACCCCCGAACAACAGCCCCTCAAAAAGCACCCTATCCTGCCTATGGAATATCCTATGGCGGCCGATAACGAAGCTATGTCAAGACACTTAAGCGCGGAAAGCCGGTGCTTGTTCGCAGAATAAAAAAGCGCTGCTGCGGCAAAGATCAGACCGCCGTAAAACACCATTCCTCCTTCCCAGAAGGCCAGGACCCTCAGAGGGGCGCTCGTAAACTCATCCGGAAATCCGATCACATAAAAAAGCCTTGCTCCGATAATGCTTGCCAGCATCACTTGAACACAGATGTCCAGAACGGTATCAACTGATATGCCTTCTTTTTTGGCGCGCTGCAAGGCTACAAGGATCCCCGCGGCAAATGCAATAGCCACCATAAAACCCCAGGAATACACCATAACCGGGCCAACAGCAAAAAGAACCGGATGCATTACTGACTTACCCGCGCATGTTTTTGCATGCTCTTTCCTATGATATAAGCCGCGACTATCGTGGCCACGCCCAGATTTATACAGACATCCGCAAGATTGAAAACAGGAAAGAACCTGAAATCTATCATGTCAACCACAAATCCCCTGAAGACCCTGTCAATAATATTGCCCGCGCTCCCGGAGAGCACAAGGATAAGTCCAACCCTGTAATAGACCTTTTCCTGAGGAATCCGCCTCATCGCATACAGGAGGAACAGCGCCGCTAAAGCCGCTGCCCCTATCAGCAGAGCATTGCTTCCCTGGAACATCCCGAAAGCAGCTCCCGTATTCCTTACATAGGTGAGATGAAGAATATTTTGCACAAGGGGAAAGCTCTGGCCGGGCTTCATTAGTGCCAGAACAAGGGCTTTTGCGGTCTGATCGGCAAGGATCGCCAGCGCCGCAATAAGATAATACGGCCTCATCATCTATTGACCGCGGCATTGACAAATTCAACCAGCTGAGCTATGTAGGCGCCGAGTATTGGGACCTGAACGAATGATTTTAAAAGGTTTATCAGTATAAAAACCACAAGAGCGAAAACAGCGGTCATTCCCACCGCTGTTCCAAGACCTCTGGCGGTCCCGGCAAGAAAATTCATCCAGAAAAGCTTCCAAGGCCGGTTAAGAAGTTCAACATATCCGGCAAAATTAGCTTTTTCCAACTGTCTTGCCACCCTATCCATAATTTTGTCTTCCATGTTCAGTACCTGTAGTGTTCCGGCTTAAAAGGGCCTTCTACCGGGACCCCTATGTAGTCGGCCTGTTCCTTGGACATCCTGGTCATTTTTACGCCGATCTTTTCCAGATGCAGGCGGGCAACCTCTTCGTCAAGCCTTTTTGGAAGCCTGTAGACCCCGACTTTGTATTTACCCCTGTTCTTCCACAGGTCTATCTGCGCCAGCACCTGGTTGGTGAAAGAGTTGGACATGACAAAGGAAGGATGCCCCGTGGCGCATCCCAGGTTTACCAACCTTCCTTCAGCAAGCAGAAAGAGCTCTTTGCCGTCAGGAAAAATGTATTTGTCCACCTGAGGCTTGATGTTGACCTTCTTGATGCCCTTATATGCTTCCAGTTCTGCCACCTGTATCTCGTGGTCAAAATGCCCGATATTGCAGATGATGGCCTGGTCCTTCATTCTTTTCATGTGCTCTATGGTTATCACATCGCGGTTGCCCGTGGCCGTAACATAGATATCCGCTGTCCCCAGGGTATCTTCCACCGTCGTAACCTCATATCCTTCCATTGCAGCCTGCAGAGCGCAGATAGGATCGATCTCCGTCACTATTACCCTTGCGCCAAGGCCTCGTAGGGACTGGCAGGAGCCCTTACCGACATCCCCGTAGCCGCATATAACAGCCACCTTTCCGGCAAACATCACATCCATAGCCCTCTTTAGGCCGTCTCCGAGAGACTCCCTGCATCCGTATAGATTATCGAATTTCGATTTGGTCACCGAATCGTTGACATTTATTGACGGGACCAGCAGTTCTCCTTTTTCAAGCATCTGATAAAGCCTGTGTACTCCTGTGGTGGTTTCCTCGGATACTCCGACCCATTCTTTTACTGCGCCGGACCATTTACCGGGAGATGAGCTTTGAATGCGTTTCAGCGCTTTTTTCAGCTCTGCCTCATCCTCGCTTGACGATGGCATATCAAGAATGGAGGGGTCTTTTTCTGCGGCATAGCCTTTGTGCATCATAAGGTTGGCATCTCCGCCGTCATCCACTATAAGCTGCGGCCCCTTGCCCCCGGGAAAAGTAAGGGCCTGTTCGGTACACCACCAGAAGTCTTCCAGGGTCTCCCCCTTCCAGGCAAAGACAGGCACGCCGTTCTTTGCTATAACAGCGGCCGCGTGGTCCTGTGTAGAGTAGATGTTACAGCTTGCCCATCTTACATCCGCGCCGAGAGCCGTAAGGGTCTCTATCAGAACGGCTGTCTGGATGGTCATGTGCAGCGAACCCATAATGCGCACGCCCTTGAGCGGTTTTTTGGGCGCGTATTCCTGCCGGATAGACATCAGACCGGGCATTTCGTGCTCTGCTATTTCAACCTCCCGCCTTCCAAAATCCGCCAGGCCAATGTCTTTTATCTTGTAATCCGCCATTTTCCCTCCTCTTATTTTACGGCTTCCTGGCACCTTAAGCAGATGCCGCCTTCTCCTACCCCGTTTACATAGCGCCAGCACCTCTGGCATTTTTTGCTCTGAGTCGGGACCGCAGACACAGAAAAGCTTTCTCCCTCCCGAAGCGATACCGAAGAAACCAGGAATATGTCGGCAAGCTCCATCTCAACTTCTCTCAGCGGCCGCAGGTCTTTTTCCGCTCCGCTTACCATTATATCGCATTGAAGGAACTGGCTGACTTTTTTCTGAGCCCTCAGTTCTTCCACTTCCTTATAAGCCTTTGCACGCACCTCAAGAACCTTTTCCCATCTTTCTTCAAGTGCCGTATCAAGCCAGCCCGGCTCAACCTCCGGAAAGACCTGGTCTGTGCCGTCTTTGCCGCGGGCAAGAAGAAGGTCCTGCGCGGTAAAACCAAGTATCGGGGACATCATGGACACCATGGAATCCAGGATCTTTTCCATAACATACTGACAGGAGATCCTTCTCTTGGAATCCCTGCTGTCGCAATAGAGCCGGTCCTTTACAATGTCAAGATAAAAGGTCGACAGGTCACTGACGCAGTAATCATAGAGAGTATGGTAAACGATGTGGAGCTCAAATTCCTCGTAGGCCTTCTCCACTCTCTTTATGACCTGTGCAAGACGCAACAAAGCGTATCTGTCCAGTTGGGTCAGTTCTACTTTGTCTGATACCGGATGAGGCGGAAGGTTGCTCAAAAGGAACCTGCAGGTGTTCCTTATCTTTTTAAAGCCTTCGTTTATCTGTCTTAGAATGTTCTTTGAAACGGCCATGTCATTGCGGAAATCGGTCGAGGCCACCCACAGGCGCAGAACATCCGCGCCGTACTCATCTACCACTTTTTGGGGGTCGACCACATTGCCCAGAGATTTGCTCATCTTTTTGCCTTTTTCGTCTATCGTAAATCCGTGGGTTAGGACGGATCTAAAGGCGGCTTCCTTAAAACCTGCCACCGAGGTAAGTATCGAGGTCTGGAACCAGCCTCTGTGCTGGTCTGAGCCCTCCAGATACAGGTCAGCAGGCCAGGAAAGCTCTTTTGAACCCTTTAGCACGGAATAATGTGAGGACCCTGATTCCAGCCAAACATCCATAATGTCGGTTTCCTTTGTGAACTCTTGGCCGCCGCATTTTTCGCATTTGGTCCCTTTGGGAAGGATCTCTTCGGGGCTTTTATCGAACCAGGCATCGCTACCCAGCTTCTTCATCAGTTCTGCCGCGGCTTTGTTAAAAGCTCCTTTAAAGTTCGGGGAGCCGCAGCCCTTGCAATAAAAGGCCGGTATCGGAATGCCCCAGGATCTCTGCCTTGAGATACACCAATCCGGGCGGGATTCCACCATTGCCCTTATCCTGTTCTGCCCCCAGCCGGGGATCCAGGTGATCTTTTTTATCTGCTCAAGCACGCGGTCCCTTAAGCGGTCGTGGTCGACAGCGATGAACCACTGTTCGGTGGCGCGGAAGATGACAGGCTTTTTGCATCTCCAGCAGTGCGGATACGGGTGTTTTAGCGTTTCATTCCCAAGCAAAGCGCCTCTTTCACTAAGCAGGTCTATTATCGGCTGGTTTGCTTTCCAAACACTGACCCCGGTAAATTGAGGGACTTCTTCGGTAAAGCGCCCCTTTTCGTCAACCGGCATAATAATAGGAAGTTTGTATTTGAGCCCCACCTTGTAGTCTTCGTCCCCGTGCCCTGGAGCTATATGGACGCAGCCTGTGCCTGTTTCAAGGGTAACGAACTGGTCAAGGACCACTTTTGAATCCCTGTCAATGAACGGATGCCGGCAGACGATCCCTTCCAACTCCGAGCCTTTGTACTTTTTGACAACTTCATAACTGCTCCAACCCATCTTTTTGGCAGCGGACTCAAGCAGCTGCGATGCCACTATAAAATTGCTGCCGCCGGTCCTGATCTCGCTGTATTCGTACTCCGGGTGCACCGCTATGGCCACATTGGACGGAAGCGTCCACGGGGTCGTGGTCCAGATCACGAATTTGTCAAACTTGACAAAGATCGCGTGGGAATCATCCTCCTCATATTCTATTTCGGCTTCTGCCAGAGCAGTCTCGCAATTGGGGCACCAGTGTATAGGTTTAAGCGCTTTGTAGATATAGCCTTTGTCCGCAAGTTTTCCGAATAGTTCCACGACACCGGCTTCATATCCGGGGTTTAGAGTAAGATAAGGGTTGTTCCACTCGGCACGGATCCCCAGCCTTTTGAACTCCTTTTTCTGGAGCTCTACATATTTGAGAGCGTACTGCCTGCACTTCTGGCGGAACTCTATAGTGGACAGGGTCGATCTTCTGACAGAGAGCTCTTTTAAAAGCTGGGTTTCTATCGGAAGCCCGTGGCAGTCCCAGCCGGGAACAAAAGGCGAATCAAATCCGCGCATCGTCTTGTATTTGACAACAATGTCCTTGAGTATCTTGTTGAGAGCATGGCCCAGGTGAATATCGCCGTTGGGGTACGGAGGTCCGTCATGAAGAATGAACTTCTTCCTTGCTTCTTGACCCTTACCCTGAGCGAGCGGCTTGTGCCGAGCGGAATCGAGGCAAGCGAGTCGAAGGGCTTCCCATAAGGCAAGTATCTCCGGCTCCCTGGTCTTATGGTCATACTTGATGGGGAAATCCGTCTGGGGAAGGTTCAAAGTATCTTTATAAGCCATGCAAAAATTATAACATAGATATATATACTACATCTTCTTCATGAACCGCTACCCTCCCGGGCATTATTCACCGCAAAAATGGTATTTAGCGTCAAATTTAACGATAATTATTTGTAGGGGGGTCTGGACTAAAAATATACTTGGAGAAGGATAATACGATGAGATTAGAGCAAGGTCTGCAGATCGGCGGACAGTCAAAAGCAGGATCAGCAAGGCTCAAAGTTGTGGAGCGCGATCCCAGGACTGTTCAGGGTTCAGAAAGACCTTTGGAAAGCGGGCCGTCTGCGGTTGAGCGTTTAGAACAAAGGCCCAAAGTGACGGATTTTTCTCAGGATGATATCGACAGGACCGCATATTTTGAGGGATTCCCTCCTGAAGATTACCGTATTATAGCCAGAATTACCCGGGATATTCTAAGGGAATCCGATCTCAGCCGCTTCAAGACTTCTAAAGAACTGTCTGCATTTATGAAAGAAGAGCTGCTTAAAAGACTTGAGGGCTATCCACAAGTAAAAGACATATTCCAGAGGCATCTTGCCCGTCCCGAAATGGCTGGGCTGGTTGCGGAAAAGAGAACACAGCTTCTTGATTATACGTTTTCAGGTATGAGCAGGGAAGACCGCGCAGCATTGATGAAGCCGATAGAGGACGCGATCAATAAGGCCGTGGGGGCAGGCACGCCTTTAGAAAAAGCGTTGGTTTCCTATGATGTGCAAAAGGCCTATTTTGACATGGAAAAGATCTTACAAAACATCCCCCTATATAAAGACGCTCTGGCCGAATTGCTTTCAAAGGATAAACTGTTTGAAGAGATATTCGCCTTCCAGGAGGGTTTCAGGGCGCGGGAAATGGCACAGGGTCCTGTGGGCAGACCCATTATCTCCGCCTTAGTATATTCATATACGGATGACAAAGATAGCAAGGAAGCTCTTGGCAAACTGGGGATCGACACAAAACGTCTTGGCAGAGAACAAGCTAGAAGACTGGCAGTTTTAGGAGGTTTGGAACAGGATGAAGCGTCCGCCATGTTAAACGGCCTTAAGGACATTAGATCCAGCAAAGCGTATGTGGTCAGCCTGGATGTTAAAAGCGGCATAGAGGCTCACCTTGCTGAAAAGCCGTTAGCTTTGGCCGCCTATAAAAAAATGCTGGAGAATACCAGGCCGATCCCGGAGCTTGGCAGGATAACCTATAAGAGGATGCTGGACACCCAGATAGAGATGCTTCACGCTCTGCCGGACGGAGAAGAAAAACAGGCCGCCATCAGGCACTGTGAAGAAAGCCTGGAGGCTTTGAAAGCGGTGCCGGACAAAGAAGTGGGTATGTCTCTGGTGCAAGCCGCATATATAGAACTTAAGGAGCTTGAGGAAGGGGCCCGCAGGGTACTGTCAAGTACTGACAACAAATATAGAGAAATGGTCGCGACTTATGAGGATGTAAAGTCCCTTTATGCCCAGAAGCTTTTCTGCGACTGTATAAGAGACCCTCAGACTAAAGAGGCCATAGGCGCAATGGAATGGGATGCCGATAAGATGAGCTTTCTTTCTCCAGAGGATTTGATGTCCGCTATTTCCGCAAAACTTGGTTCTGCAGAACTGTCAAGGGACCAGAAACAGCGGCTTAATTACCTTTTGGCTTTATGTTTCGAAGAAGCGGGCAAAGTCCAGGAGGTCGGAGCTTTTCAAAGTAAAATAGGCATGTATGAAATTGGATTCAGGAACGAATTGTATAGAAGTATGAGGGCAGAGATCGCAAAAAGGCCGTATGGTGCAAGCCTTGTCGCCATCTGCGACTCGCTGATTGATGTTGAACTCAAAGAACTAAATGAATTGTTCCAGCCCCCTAAAACAAACGAACAGATCCTGTCGGTTTAACAGCCTTTCAGGCCAGCATCTGCCCGTGGACCGAAGGGGGGTCGATTTCGTGCCTTCTTGCCTTTGACGGCCTTTCTTCTTCTTTTTCGCTTTCAAAGGAGATGTTAAGCTCGCTCCTTACCTGGTCCTCCTTGTGTTCCAGTATCCCTTTTGGCACCTTGGTCAAAGCGGTTTTGAGAACATCGTCCATGTGCTTTGCCGGTACAAAGTCCATCTTAAGGTCGCCTTTGAACTGCTTTTTTATCTCTTCAAGGTCTTTGGTGTTCTCGCAAGGAAAAACCACCGTTTTTATCCCGGCTCTTTTTGCCGCCAGGAGTTTTTCTTTTAACCCTCCTATCGGAAGGACCCTTCCGCGCAGAGTTATCTCCCCGGTCATGGCCACCTCTCTTTTGACGGGGATCCCGGTAAGAGCCGAAGTAAGCGCGGTTGCCATGGTGATGCCGGCGGACGGACCGTCTTTGGGGACCGCGCCTTCCGGCACATGCACATGTATGTCAACTTTTCTGTAAAAATTCTCTTCAAGCCCGAGAGCGCTGGCCCTGGACCGCACAAAGCTCATCGCGGCCTTTGCGCTCTCCTGCATCACATCGCCCAGCATTCCCGTAAGTGTCAGGCTGCCCTTGCCGTTCATAACGGTGACCTCTATCGGTATCGTGTCCCCTCCCACTTCGGTCCACACCAGCCCGGTAACCGCACCCACCTGGTCCTTTTCTTCGGCAATGCCGAAGGAATGCCTGGAGGGCCCCAGATATTCTTTTAGGTCCTCCGGCTTGATGTGTTTTGCTTCGTCCTTTTTTCTCTTTACCATTGCGGTGGCTGCCTTGCGCAGGACCGTATCGATCGTCCTTTCCAGATTCCTGACACCGGCCTCCCTTGTATACTCGCGTATTATCTTGAGAAGGGTCTTGTCCTCAAAACTGATGAGGTCTTTAGAAAGACCGTGCTTCCCCAGGGCTTTGGGCAGCAAGTGGTCCTTGGCTATGCCGAGTTTTTCCTCTTCTGTATAGCCGCTCATCTCTATTATCTCCATCCTGTCGCGCAGCGGCCTGGGGATGGGCTCTATCGTGTTGGCCGTGGTAATAAAGAACACATCCGACAGGTCAAAGGCCACTTCAAGATAGTGGTCAGAAAACTCTTTGTTCTGCTCGGGATCAAGCACTTCCAGTAGCGCTGCGGCAGGGTCTCCCCTGAAATCATTGCCCAGTTTGTCAATTTCGTCCAGAAGAAAAACAGGGTTATTTACCTTTACCTTTGCAACGGACTGGATTATCCTTCCCGGCATGGAACCCACATAGGTCCTGCGGTGGCCCCTTATCTCGGCCTCGTCCCTGACACCGCCCAAAGAAATGCGGGCGAACTTTCTCCCTATGGCCCTTGCTATCGATTTTCCCACTGATGTCTTGCCGACCCCCGGAGGCCCCGCCAGACAAAGAATGGTGCCGGCCATCTTTCCCGTACGCTCCAACACGGCAAAATATTCAAGGATCCTCTCTTTTACCTTGTCCAGGCCAAAATGATCTTCGTTAAGTATCTTTTCAACTTCAGCGATATCGATCCTGCTTTTTGTCTTCTTCTTCCACGGCAGGTCTATTATCCAGTCAAGGTATGTGCGGATGACGGTTGCCTCGGCCACCATTGAGGGCATCTTGGAAAGCCTCTCGAGTTCTTTTTTTGCCTTTTCTTTTACCTCATCCGGCAGTTTTGCGGCCTCCAGCTTTTTCCTGTACTCCCCTATCTCGGGCGAGGCGTCCTCGTCCTCAACCCCCAGTTCGTCCTGGATCGCCTTGAGTTTTTCTTTAAGATAATATTCTTTCTGGACCCTGTCTATCTGCTTCTTCACCTTGCCCTGAAGTTTTTTTTCTACCTCAAGCACCTCTATCTCTTTTGCGAGCATTTCGGAAAGCTTTTTCAACCTCTTGATCACAGGCACCGCTTCAAGGATCTGCTGCTTTTCTTCCACCTTTAAGGTCAGATACGATGCCACCAGGTCAGCCAGACGGCCGGGGTTTTCCACATTGATTATGGACATCAGGGTTTCAGAAGGTATACGCTTGTTCAATTTTACATAGTTCTCAAAATTCTTTATCACCACCCGGACCAGCGCTTCTATTTCGACAGAAACATCCGTTTCTTCGGGCAGGCGCGATATCTTGACCTTGTAGTACGGGTCGTCCTGCGTAAAATCCTCTATCTTTACTCTTGCGACCCCCTCAACAAGCACTTTTGTGGTGCCATCGGGAAGTGCCACCATCTGGACCACCTCAGCCAGGGTACCTATAGAGCAGATATCCTTCGGGGATGGTTCTTCTATATCTTCGGACCTCTGCGATGCGAACACAATAAGGCGTTCCTTTTCTATCGTGTCCTCGAGCGCCTTTACGGATTTGCTGCGGCCTATAAAGAGAGGGACTATCATCTGGGGAAAGACCACCATGTTCCGGAGCGGGATGAGAGGAAGTTCGTCCTTCCACTCTACCGGGGGCTTGGCTGGAGGGGTTTTTTCGGCCTTTTCCATTATTTTTTGCCTTTTACGGTATCCGCAGTTCTTTTAATTTTGCCCGCTTCAAGGACTTCGTCTATCAGGCCGTACTTGACCGCTTCTGCCGGGGACATGTAGAAGTCCCTGTCTGTATCTTTTGCTATCTTTTCTATGCTCTGGCCTGTATGTTTGGCAAGGATAGCATTGAGAAGGCCTTTTATCTTGATTATTTCCTGCGCCTGTATCTCGATGTCGGTTGCCTGCCCCTGGGCGCCTCCAAGCGGCTGATGGATCAGGACCCTTGAATTGGGAAGGGCAAACCTTTTGCCTTTGTTGCCCGCCGCAAGAAGCAGAGCACCCATGCTGGCCGCCTGCCCCACACAGATGGTAGAAATCGGCATCTGCACATACTGCATGGTGTCATAGATCGCCAGCCCTGCCGTCACGACCCCTCCGGGAGAGTTTATGTAAATGTAAGCCTCTTTGTCCCTGTCCTCTGCCTGAAGGAACAGTATCTGGGCGATTATCAGGTTGGCAATGTCATCGTCTATGGCGCCCCCGATAAAGATTATCCTTTCCTTTAGAAGCCTGGAATAGATGTCGTAGGCTCGCTCTCCTTTTGAGGTCTGTTCTATGACCATTGGAAGGACCGTCATGACTTGCTCCTTTCGAGGCTATTTTATCTTAGCATCCCTGACTATAATGTCCATAGCTTTTCTTCTAAGCAAATGGTCTTTGATATAGTCCCTTACAGCGGGGTTGGAACTGTAGTCCTGCAATTGGGCTCCGGATTCCAGAGCCGCGGCTTCTATCTCTTTCTGGAGCTCTTCTTCGCTCACTTCTACGCTTTCGGCCCCGGCTATTGCGCGAAGCACCAATTTGGCTTTGGCCCTTGAGGAAGCCCCCTGAAAAAGCTGGGACCTGAAAGCTGTCATGTCGATCTTTCTGCTGGCAAGATAGCCCTCCAGCGTCAGACCTGACCTTTCCAGATTGGCTCTGGTCTCATCCGCCATAGAATCGATCTCCCTCTCCACGATGGAGCGCGGGATATCGACTTTGCTTTCCGAGGAAACAGCCTCGAGCAGAGCGTCTTTAAGCCTTGCGTCCTCTTCCAGTCTTGCGGACTCTTCAAATCTCCTGCGCAGATCGCCCCGGTACTCTTCCACGGTCTTAAAAGAACTTATCTTGGAAACATATTCATCATTAAAGTCCGGCAAATTCCTTTCGATGAGTTTATTCAGCGACACTTTAAAATCCGCCCTCTTGCCGGCGAACCTGGGAATAAAATAGTCCTGCGGCAGGTCAACGGAGAACTCTTTGGAAGAACCTATTTCCATTCCGTAAATGTTCTTGTCAAAATCCGGTGCTATCCGGTTGTCGCCCAAAAGTACGGGCAGGGACCTCTGGCTTAGGTCTTCCTCCTGCTTTCCCTCACAGGAGCCTTCTATGTCGAGTTCGGCTATGTCGCCTTCACGGGCTGCCCTGTCCCCGACTTCTTTAAGCTGGGCGCTTTGCTCAAGAATGGACTTGATATACGCATCAAGGTCTTTTTCCTCGATA
The DNA window shown above is from Candidatus Margulisiibacteriota bacterium and carries:
- a CDS encoding glycosyltransferase family 2 protein translates to MKLSICIVSWNVAELLEKCLVSIKKHPPKCAFEIIVVDNASKDMSPDVVGLFPEAKLIQNTKNLGFSAANNQAIKESCGEYVLFLNPDTEAAPGALDELVSFLDGQSKAAAVAPKLLNPDKSLQRSCMGFPTLGAMAMRQLFIEQLWRGNPYTKKYLMTDLDYDRSSEVDQPMGACLMVRKNVLEQVGTFDERSFMFFDEVDLCYRIKKAGLKIFFTPEAQVIHHGGSSIKKWGVLNLGRHWSRSRNLYFKKHHGTAALAALYFFDLLRALIFLTVGAAIITAAKTAIDIHWEAVRPR
- a CDS encoding prolipoprotein diacylglyceryl transferase, translated to MHPVLFAVGPVMVYSWGFMVAIAFAAGILVALQRAKKEGISVDTVLDICVQVMLASIIGARLFYVIGFPDEFTSAPLRVLAFWEGGMVFYGGLIFAAAALFYSANKHRLSALKCLDIASLSAAIGYSIGRIGCFLRGCCSGVECSLPWAVRFPGEELFVHPTQLYSSLAGLVLFLVLISIYDRKKYDGQVLIWGAGLYCVYRFLNEFVRDYSNHYLGLTASQWISIAVFAAVIIAAPTVKKMSALKRSKK
- the lspA gene encoding signal peptidase II is translated as MMRPYYLIAALAILADQTAKALVLALMKPGQSFPLVQNILHLTYVRNTGAAFGMFQGSNALLIGAAALAALFLLYAMRRIPQEKVYYRVGLILVLSGSAGNIIDRVFRGFVVDMIDFRFFPVFNLADVCINLGVATIVAAYIIGKSMQKHARVSQ
- a CDS encoding DUF5665 domain-containing protein, translating into MEDKIMDRVARQLEKANFAGYVELLNRPWKLFWMNFLAGTARGLGTAVGMTAVFALVVFILINLLKSFVQVPILGAYIAQLVEFVNAAVNR
- the ahcY gene encoding adenosylhomocysteinase, whose protein sequence is MADYKIKDIGLADFGRREVEIAEHEMPGLMSIRQEYAPKKPLKGVRIMGSLHMTIQTAVLIETLTALGADVRWASCNIYSTQDHAAAVIAKNGVPVFAWKGETLEDFWWCTEQALTFPGGKGPQLIVDDGGDANLMMHKGYAAEKDPSILDMPSSSEDEAELKKALKRIQSSSPGKWSGAVKEWVGVSEETTTGVHRLYQMLEKGELLVPSINVNDSVTKSKFDNLYGCRESLGDGLKRAMDVMFAGKVAVICGYGDVGKGSCQSLRGLGARVIVTEIDPICALQAAMEGYEVTTVEDTLGTADIYVTATGNRDVITIEHMKRMKDQAIICNIGHFDHEIQVAELEAYKGIKKVNIKPQVDKYIFPDGKELFLLAEGRLVNLGCATGHPSFVMSNSFTNQVLAQIDLWKNRGKYKVGVYRLPKRLDEEVARLHLEKIGVKMTRMSKEQADYIGVPVEGPFKPEHYRY
- the ileS gene encoding isoleucine--tRNA ligase; the encoded protein is MAYKDTLNLPQTDFPIKYDHKTREPEILALWEALRLACLDSARHKPLAQGKGQEARKKFILHDGPPYPNGDIHLGHALNKILKDIVVKYKTMRGFDSPFVPGWDCHGLPIETQLLKELSVRRSTLSTIEFRQKCRQYALKYVELQKKEFKRLGIRAEWNNPYLTLNPGYEAGVVELFGKLADKGYIYKALKPIHWCPNCETALAEAEIEYEEDDSHAIFVKFDKFVIWTTTPWTLPSNVAIAVHPEYEYSEIRTGGSNFIVASQLLESAAKKMGWSSYEVVKKYKGSELEGIVCRHPFIDRDSKVVLDQFVTLETGTGCVHIAPGHGDEDYKVGLKYKLPIIMPVDEKGRFTEEVPQFTGVSVWKANQPIIDLLSERGALLGNETLKHPYPHCWRCKKPVIFRATEQWFIAVDHDRLRDRVLEQIKKITWIPGWGQNRIRAMVESRPDWCISRQRSWGIPIPAFYCKGCGSPNFKGAFNKAAAELMKKLGSDAWFDKSPEEILPKGTKCEKCGGQEFTKETDIMDVWLESGSSHYSVLKGSKELSWPADLYLEGSDQHRGWFQTSILTSVAGFKEAAFRSVLTHGFTIDEKGKKMSKSLGNVVDPQKVVDEYGADVLRLWVASTDFRNDMAVSKNILRQINEGFKKIRNTCRFLLSNLPPHPVSDKVELTQLDRYALLRLAQVIKRVEKAYEEFELHIVYHTLYDYCVSDLSTFYLDIVKDRLYCDSRDSKRRISCQYVMEKILDSMVSMMSPILGFTAQDLLLARGKDGTDQVFPEVEPGWLDTALEERWEKVLEVRAKAYKEVEELRAQKKVSQFLQCDIMVSGAEKDLRPLREVEMELADIFLVSSVSLREGESFSVSAVPTQSKKCQRCWRYVNGVGEGGICLRCQEAVK